From the genome of Scleropages formosus chromosome 25, fSclFor1.1, whole genome shotgun sequence:
ACCCTAataaaaggtactacagcaggactgggatGAAAATTTGGAACCTTGAGGCTGTATACGTATACAAAAGATACAAAAAGGTATATAAAAgatatgataaaataaatattgtataaaataaacTGCTAGCTAAATAATTCAGTTTGATGCTGTGAGGCatattgatacatttattcaaaactgTTAGATCTGTTCTGAAAATGCTTGATGGctgttgaatatttaaaaaaaaaaaaactaggaattTCTAAGCGgggattttttcatttaattcatttttcagtcacattttttAACCATGTCCAACAGGGTGTTTAGCAAGTTTGCTAGGAAGTGCAAGAGTTCAAAAAGTTTTAGATAGAACAAAAGACAAGCAGATCTCAGGACTAGAAAGGGAGATTTTAAGAGATTGGATTTCAACAGTCATATTAAACAATCAAAACATATTGGTACATTCTTGTCTTCGACAAAACAACTGGAGCATGTCGAATCATATTCAGGTGTTTTAACAACCTGGTTGGTTTGGCAACCTGCAAACCTCAACCTTATTGCGCAACTTGTCTACGCGTAACCTATTGCACTGCGGTAAAGTATAACACAATTTTACCGCCCTAAACGGTTCACAGCTGCAGATGTTAAACCAGCTATacaaaccacttttttttccaacttcaaATTCAAAATCTAGTCAAAATCCACCAGAACAGGTGGTGCTTGCATGAAAAAGACAAGCagcagcaaacagaaaaaaaaaaaaaatattgttttgcaaGACATGCTGGGAATTAATGAAGTTCACCTTAAAATCCCATAAAAGATTTTTCATAGTTACACGTTTTTTCCTCTTACAAATGATTTTCACTGATGGCTTGCCCAAAAAAGTTTTTGTATGTCTTCAGCATCACAGGGATGTTCTTTCTCCTGATGACTCCAgaactgtggggaaaaatgtctaATGTTAAAATATTCCTCTTTTGCCATATGTCtgttaatacatttttccacagatacacctttttttgtttgacaTTAATCAGGGATGCTTGACTGTCAGTAAATGCCTCTGGTTTTGGCTGTGAACAGCAGCATTCGGGTCCAGCAGGCTTCCAGTATTGACAGGGGCTGTTTGGCATGCAGTGGAACAGAGTGAGAAGCAGATGAAATGGACCGAGATGTCGAACCCCCGGGGCTGTGAGGAGGCTGCGGGGGGGTGACTCACCGGTCCACAATCAGCAGGccaaccagcagcagcagcagggctgccATCAACCATGAGGTCACGACGGTGATGACAACCATCTCCGCCGAGTGCTCCTTGAGCCCGTCATCGATGATGCTGTTGGGCACGGCTGTGAGTCCGCACACAGATATAGGCAGTGAGGCCCTCGGACCCAGGCTGGGCTGCCAGCATCCCAGCCCCTGAGCAGCTTTACCATTGACTAGTGCCTCCCAGTTTATGAAGACAAAACACCACATATAATGTAggtgcaaaaatacacacacacacacacacacacacacacacattttcagaaccgcttgtcccttacggggtcacggggaaccggagcctaacccggcaacacagggcgcaaggctggagggggaggggacacacccaggatgggacgccagtccatcacaaggcaccccaagcgggactcgaaccccagacccaccggagagcaggactgcagtccaacccactgcgccaccgcacccccggtgcaaaaataatttaattaaatgctgCATTGTATAATTATCAAGTAAGCATTACCAGTTCTAACTGTAAATTAATTGTGCTCGCAAATcatgtgcagtttttttcttatgcTTAAAAGGCTTTGCAGTATTTAAGTTTTATcgtataataaataatattaagtagAAGAAAGCGTCCTTCCAGAAATTTCCAATCCCTTCATCCTGCACAAGTATTCCTGTAAAAGACCCTGATCAGAGCTTCATCTAGTGGTCGAAAGGTACAACTGCAGTAGCACCGCGCTCATAAAGTGCTTTTTGGGCCGTGTTAGAAATGGCCATATTTCCCAATATTGCATCAAGTTTAGTTTCCCAGAATTATGCTGTATTATGCAGGATTACACTGTAGTTGTGCAATTTCTGGGAATAAAATACTTTACGTGTTATGAGAGCGATGGGGTTTGACCACTTGGACTCCAAGACCAATCCTGCTGTCTTCGGATCGGTGAGGATATATTTCACCCTGAAAACAAATACCAAACTTTAGCTCTTTactaataatatataatagACATAACAATAAAATTCATAGTAAAAACATCTGAGTCTATAACCAATTTCACAAAGAATAACCCTAATATGTAGTGCTATAATTCATTTAGATActttttgacacacacacagtctgaaaccgcttgtccaatatggggtcgcaggaagccagagcctaaccccgcaacacaagacgcaagggacacacccaggacaggacggcagtgcagaacaaggcaccccaagggggactcgaaccccaaacccactggagagcaagacccagtccagcCTACTTCACCTCTGCGCCTCCCACTACACTGCTTTACATACAGCCCATATTTTCCTTAAAATGACTAATGGATGACATTTGCTCAGTAACACGCAGACATTAAACGACATTCTTCATTAGCTTTCTGATTATCTAAGCCTTTGAAATCAGatatattcataatttttccaCAAGTTCACAAAAGACAATGTGTAATTTTAAGTTCTTCATGCATAGGACTGtcaggaaaccagaacaccagCCCAGTAGGCAGAGttgtggttagcgctgctgcctttaaccctaaaggttgcaggtttgaataccacctctgatggtagtacccttcagcaataTAATTACCCtaatcattttaagtagtttaacgttttaagttgctttggagaaaagtgtcaggtaaatgagtgAAAGTCAACACTTTCCCAGAATCCTGTGCTGGCATTTGGGCTGCTCGGCTCTTTACTCCCGCTCCATGTAAGGGGAGTGCTGCAGGATCCCACACTGAAAGATATGTTGTCTTCGGTTTAGTGAACCAGTTCGATTGATCATCATCACCTGACGGTGGAACCGGGTGGTAGAATCCCGTTGCAGTTGACCAGAGTGCAGTTACCGTCATCCCCAACCCGGAAGTACCTCCCCCTGAACAGGGGGCTGCAAGGGTAGTCCCACAGGGGGCCCAGCCTGGTGATGTAAAAGCCCTTGGGTTTCTCCCCGGTGAAGGCGCTCGGGTATGGGGATGAACTGAGGACATCTGGATGCGACTTCTCTATGTCGAAGGTGACCGCACCTGATCACAGAGTGAAGATGTAGTTCCACGTGTGAGGCTCTAGATGGTATCATCAcatgtattcatatttttagaaCCTTCCCCCTCTATTTCTCAGTGTTAGGGGAAGACtatgaatgaaaatatgacatctGAGTGATGCAGCTATCTAATTATTACCCCACAGACCTTGCAGTGCATTTCCAATCacaccaaccctaaccctaaccctaatcctaactcTGTCTTGTttctataaattaaatttctgatCAGCCCTTGGAAAGTTAATTTACAGAACATATCACCGCTCTTCTGTACAAACTTTAAGTGGAACtgaataaaaactaaaatgaatagTTCACATTACAATAcagttttcaaaatgtaaacaaatttttaaaaaaatgtttaatctttttttaattaattcagtgCATTTGCTTTTTGGGTCTATATCTTTGTCTTATGCATCTGTAGTGATATATGAGCTGCAGGATGAGATGCATGATGGCTTGCAAAGTCTTGTCGAGATCGTGACCGCAGGTGACCCGGTCGCCCACCTGGAGCAGAGGCAACGACGAGCCATATTTCACACATGCTCACAGCGCACGATGGTGGCAGCTGGTGACCGAAGCAACAGTGGGGCTCATTTAGCAGCAGGGTTGTGCTGGTGAGACGGCCAGCGAGCTCCCCGGACGGTACCTGAGGGACGTAGTTCACGGTGGAAACTGCAGGGACACCCAGCAGGACAAATATTCACATGTATACAGTATCTAACTGCAAGTGACATGAGCATCTTCAAAATCATAAACTGTGATCTTCACTGGCAGGACAATGtgaatatataatacacacaaacacacaatatctataaccgcttgttccgagcgggatCACGgtaaaccgaagcctaacccagcaacacagggcacgaaactggagggggaggggacacacccaggacgggacgccagtccattgcaaggcaccccaagcattaCATTGGCAGGaaaagacacttagatacagacccatgattctaaagtgcagtttgtctctttccaccatatgaaccaacgttcatcacacgagtagctgtataaaacttcatcagaatatccactattcctgatcaccctcctagcaatttatttattatttttgctttttttttgttttttaataataataaaaaagggtTGTGGTgatgcagagcctatcccagaaggatAGGGCGCCAGGCTAAGTAGGATACACTAATCATTAGAACTATTACagaaattacaataataattattatgattaagtataacaaataaattataaacacattaatattaattcaatCAAGTCACTGTTACCACTGAGCAATAGGTCTGGCTGCTTTTTCCAAATTCATGCTTATCTATGAAGGTGACCAATTTTATATAATACCTACAATACACGATACAGTACATAttatatttcagtgaaataatCTGAGCTGCATGCCTTGCTCAAAAACAACAGGGATACTCTTattaaatactgaataaaatgctttttgggTCGATAAATAGATAAACCGTACTGTATGTTGTATTCTCACATCGTTATAACCTTCTAAAATGGATTATTGTCTGATAAgtaacattaaaatgcattttgattcATGGGTTATGAAGCAGCTAGTATCACACAGACTGATGAAGTGAAGATGTAACCCGCAGGTTGCGGTAAAGCGATAAAGCTGTCGACTAGCCAgtaaaaaatgataataataaaaagtgccTCAAAACAGTATTAGTGTAAAATTTAACATATGACAAGAAATGAGGCAAAGCTTATCTGTTTCACATTCAAAcatgtattgttattattacatcaACTATCTATTATAGATGGTAATATTATAAAACTGTCAACtacccagtaaaaatgataataatgcaAAGCGTATCAGAATAACATTGGTTGGAACCTTTAACATACGAAATGATGCAAAGTATTACTGTCTTCTTCAGattcaaatatgtatttttattttatgaaatgtgtgtattattatatgagatatgaatattttttaagtTAGTTCTTTAAAACTGAATGTTGCTAGGTTTCTGAAAAAAGTGTTCTGAGAGGTGTGATCCTTTCCGTTTACCCTAGTGAAACAGGAATCCCAAAAAAAGGTACCTTAGGAAGACGTACAGTCTAAATGCAAGAAGACCActcatttagttttttctgaattttatttgttctgACACAAACTATAAATAAGAGTAATAAAACAGGGGTACGATACTTTTGAAACCTATATTTCTGAAGAACACATTATATGGCTCGTAGATGAACCTCAATTTTGGAAGAAGTGTATTTGAATGAaagtctttttcattttatttcattcagctttccagattttttctttatcaTGAGTGCTGTATGCTTTATGAGGGTGACAATAATTTTGGAGGCCACCatacatggtggcacagcgagtagcgctgctctcacagcgcctgggtggtgcgagaggacgtgggtttgatccctgctcagtctgtgtggagtttgcatcttctccccatgtctgtgtgggtttcctctgggtgctctggtttcctcccacactccaaagacatgctgttcaggttcacacagagagagtgtgttctactgatgtatggatgagtgacccattgtaagtagtgtatctagcagtgtaagtcacctcggtgaataaggtgtgtgggctcataacactacatagagttcattggaagttggagaaaagcgtctgataaataaataaatgcaaatgtgtgcgATAAGCATGAGATCCAGTTTCGCCCTTGTCTGGGAAGGTGGAAGGACAGGAAAGACTCCTTCTCTGAGTTAGTTCCTGAAAAACCAGTTCACCCTATTTTCCCCGTCAGTTCCCAGTCAGGAGCTCTTGTTTGCCGAATGCCTTTGCCAGCATGACTGTAGGTGTGAACCGTTCATTTTTCGACATTGACAAACTGCCACTTTTCGTTACCTCCATTTCTTAATGTTTTCCCCATTGCATCAGCACTTCATGACGCCATATTATTTTTCCctatacagttgacccttgaacaacgcaGGTTCGAACTGCGTGGGTCCActtatatgcagattttttaaaaaaaaaaaaaaaaattggaaaatatttAGGAGACTTGCAACAATTTGAAAGAACTTGCAGATGGACCGTGTAGCCTAAATACcgaaaacactgagaaaaagtTAGTcatgtcatgaatgcataaattatatgtatatactagtctattttatcatttaatacCATACAAAATATATACGATAGCCctataacatctacagtgttttgaatgatataagacaatattgatgttggtactgactgacagacagacagacaattcatcttgtaaacagatgaCTAAAACTTACGGtatcaataaatacagtatagtacTGTCAGTATATTTTCTCTTCCCTaaaattttcttcacttttttctctagcttactttattaTAAGaacacagtatataatacatataacatacaaaatgtgTTAATCGAATGTTTATGTTGTTTATGTACGGCTTCTGGTCAACCGTAAGCTATTAGTGGTTAAatttttggggagtcaaaagttacaCGGGGATTTTCAACCACGCGGGGGGTCGGCGCCCCTAATCCccgcgttgttcaagggtcaactgtgtTTTACACATTACCTCTCGGCTTGTTCAACACAAACCTTGACCAGGTATCACAGACCACTGAAGACACACATAACAAATATCAAAAAGCTACATCAGGTTTTTTGAGTTGCTCTTTAAAtaaggtattattattattattattattattatactgcatTTCACCATAACAGTggaatttttctattattttcaaaatgcaggatttcttttaaaaatacctTTCTTTGATTACTGCACCCTGTTATACAATTGCCTCCTAATGACCTTCTCTCTCAATTTATAAAAGCTTGCTGCTTGCCAGAGCATTATTTTGAAAAGGCTGTCAAGTTAACCCACAATTTAAAATCAAACAGAGCTGACAACTGCTTTTAATACCTCCCCCACCTGACACATCTTCATGAAGGAACCAAACTGGAGCTATACTGTTCGGATTATGAGGAATGTTTGAAGGCACAGAGAGCGGAGGTCAATGAGAGCAGCGCTAGAGCAGATACCCGTCCTCTCCAGTCCTGCCCCCTCCAGGACTGTGTTCAGCATTCAGAAACGCTCATTTTCAAGGGAAGAAACAGATCGCTTACTTTCTGCCTGGACCCAGGACACCAGGACACAGATGAAAGGAAAATAATGTAGAGTCATGGTATGTTATTAACacctctcttctcttctctccaaCATGCATTTTAAGTCCAAAGTCAGATGGACGAAGACCTCTTACACATCTATCTGCTCATCTTTACCTTCTTCCTGTGTCATCTGTCCATAGCAGTGATCAGTGTTTTAAGGGAGGGGACAGTTTCAgtgaactgtaaacactgtaaacactgtaaacgcaacaaatacagtaaaaaaagaaatcaactgCAAATAGggtttggaaaaacaaaatagtaAAACATTTAGAATACTGAACATTATTCCTATAGTCTTAAAGagtaaagttttaaaaattgtcatttgattttttttttccatatttctcaTAGGGTGTTTAGTGTCACTAGTTATGCAAACGTAGACTTTTCGGTATTTTGCGATTTAAGAGACTTTCTTTTTGCAATCTATAACCTACTTCAGTGGGACAGAAAACATACGAGGATAAGCTAGTTTTCCTGTaaaacagcttaaaaaaaatcagaacaccATGCGATAAAgatgtgaatattttatttagaaatggttgagattttattcattcaaaatAATGCATAAGCTCTCTATCGTTGAAACAAACTTGTGAGTCACTGGTTTTTGCCTGTCGGTGTAATATTCATATGTAGCCAAAACTTGAATCCTTATAGTTAATTGATATGTTAGTTACTATTGTTAATCTTATGAGGGCAGTATTACGTCTTTTATTGCAGTTAACTCTATATCTATATCGTAACGTAATGATATTCTGAGTCTCATCCAGAAATATATGTAACACCTTCTTCCTCCCCATTTAAGgatatcatttaaaataaacagtcaTTTTTATGTGCTTATCAAAAAAAAGATTAGTCACAGTAAACACATCCCAGCAAAAGGCCATGGAAGAAATGTTACACAATCGACACATTATACAATATTTTCTATCGTTCGTTACACTTTTTGCAGTTAAAGAATCTTCCAAGCTACGAAAATAGTCGACTGACCACTTTCACTGAACGatagataaacaaataaatgacaaatgtaaGTTTGCCTAACTCAAAGACAAGGCATTAAATTTGAAGGCTGAACATTTTCCCCATCTTCTCGTATTTTTTGCAGAATACTTTTCTGGTAAAATTTATAGAAGAAATGATATTCTAACTCTAGGCAtaacatttagcagatgcttttctccaaagcaacttacaatgtcaagctacttacacttactgacccatttatacagctgggcagctttactggagcaatttagggtaagtaccttgctcaagggtactacagctggaggtgggattcaaacctgcaacctttggatccataggcagcagctctaatcccCAGATTCAGAAATCTCTCACAATTTACTGAGATTTGGTTTTTGCTGGTTCAAACACACAATAATATATGACATTATAATAATATGTGACATTAATGTGCAGTGTCCTCATAATTCGTTAATTACAGGCGTACAGGTGTAGAGCATTTCCCAGATCATGCATGGCTTCAGTAGCATGGTGGCAGAACAATGACTAAGCAAAATCCTGATGGGAAACTTAAAAATGTCTCTTCAGCACATAGCAATGGAAATTCAAACATTAAGCATTCTTTCAAAGACATAACTTTCCAATTTAATGATAACTCAGCATAAAGTAAACATCAAAGGTAGACAGTATGACTTTATGTTGAATCAACActcaattaaaaatacacactttgGGTAAGATGTGTAAAATTTTTACCCCAGTGCAAAATCAGCATCTatttcatg
Proteins encoded in this window:
- the LOC108928098 gene encoding uroplakin-3a-like, with the translated sequence MFCAVTFDIEKSHPDVLSSSPYPSAFTGEKPKGFYITRLGPLWDYPCSPLFRGRYFRVGDDGNCTLVNCNGILPPGSTVRVKYILTDPKTAGLVLESKWSNPIALITPVPNSIIDDGLKEHSAEMVVITVVTSWLMAALLLLLVGLLIVDRSGVIRRKNIPVMLKTYKNFFGQAISENHL